The following is a genomic window from Butyricimonas faecihominis.
TGGAGGGGTTACTACGATCTTATATCCAATTTCTTCCTCATGTACATTTTATTTTTTCAGGTAGCAAGCAACATCTTATGAATGAAATTTTTTCCTCCGTGAAACGACCTTTTTACAGGAGTACGGAAAAGATGACTTTGCAGACTATTGCTAAGGAGGCTTATTCTCGTTTTGCTCGTGATTGGATGAAACGAGGAAATAAGCAACTGGATGAAGACGTATTTGATGAAATCTATGAACGTTTCGGGGGACATACGTGGTATGTGCAATATATCTTGAATCGTCTTTATGGACAATCGAAATCAGTGATTGACAGAGGGGTGGTTGAGGCTTGTCTGACGAGTATAATACAATCGGAGATTGATTCGTATCAGTTACTATACGGGATGTTGACCGAGAATCAGTCCACGTTGTTGCGTGCTATCGCGAGAGAGGGTATCGTCGCTGCCATCAATAGTTCCGCTTTCGTGAAGAAATACAGGTTGAAAGGTACCAGTAGTATTAATACGGCATTGAAGTTTTTGTTGGACAAAGAGTACGTTTTTAGATCGGAGAGAGGGTATTGCGTGTACGATCGTTTCATGGAATTGTGGTTGCGTTCGTTGCCCTATGGTAATCTGTGATGAGACATGGAATTCATCTGGTTGAAACACTTCCTTTGACGAGGGTACTTGGTCTT
Proteins encoded in this region:
- a CDS encoding AAA family ATPase — protein: MSDIANPFLVYGYVSPKYFCDRQEDTQKLISALQNGRNVTLMSPRRMGKTGLIKNVFYEVARQKPEVACFYLDIYSTTCLNDFIILLGQTVIGKLDSFSQRTLASLTGFFKSCHLVFSSDPLSGVPQVTLDFQPTQAQATLKEIFDYLGMSGKECYIAIDEFQQIVDYQEKGVEGLLRSYIQFLPHVHFIFSGSKQHLMNEIFSSVKRPFYRSTEKMTLQTIAKEAYSRFARDWMKRGNKQLDEDVFDEIYERFGGHTWYVQYILNRLYGQSKSVIDRGVVEACLTSIIQSEIDSYQLLYGMLTENQSTLLRAIAREGIVAAINSSAFVKKYRLKGTSSINTALKFLLDKEYVFRSERGYCVYDRFMELWLRSLPYGNL